One genomic region from Pseudorca crassidens isolate mPseCra1 chromosome 11, mPseCra1.hap1, whole genome shotgun sequence encodes:
- the PKDREJ gene encoding polycystin family receptor for egg jelly, whose product MRPGPVLLLLGLGLSLSGGPGRRPPTPAPRGASATVPRVPGSPSGDLLGREPASARRAPPEARVRVPARTQAAVLRSVRGARGLGVRGVGGGGVRVGGGRARFSLRPRAAPGSGVILSGGRDLCLRTGRLTGPAPRCLRTHVLLRARRAAAAAAAAAAAPAHVDLQLSAPGGRLSLRWLARLPRSLGRLEWTFRLGLLGPTVPTAAAAAARVSPRSAVSPLSALPRGPRSYAGLVARTKCPTDGPTPVVLEAVNPNTSQALESSVSRQGVCVLDLVRIERNDDSPLQLTRKMEVTINATVKAHCPNQRFFGQYWKLYSVASVSDKPDWTKPLQNPPFKSENTPSSIRISVHSLSWGVYLLNFSVYIVTYDPTIPLKKDSDSIYIIIVKSPLQAVIPGDTNITVNFTDGLTLNGNMSSDPEAGNPLEGLHFFWYCTTDPRNYDGHEITVRSKEVCLPEQVDLRWTWASGPILTLLPETLHGGRVYFFRLVVQKNDRTAFADRTVHVLQGPAPVANISCIENCDTVLIIAERFSLSLECPRCKAGRDVYQWSILSSSGGKMPFDWTGQTTTGRNGAYLSVKAFAFRRFVEDKFWISLNLATWGGSSLVLRHPFVIHHVPETTECKIDPTEGIAFITKFVVHCSRFKDKNIVPTYKIIVPDVRGFGEISSLKENNFGSILYWGKNCTAPPSFLPVGVLANHYALKIYAQAYNTSLGAFSQVTLYATVQAPTDINSSRTVLQELFNSTVGPDSSLSTLLQQQEFLPAGYLMYIVASVLNSMKTDSNLQADQIGLREHLFNQSFILPINTLAEISQVVMTVTKLTQKTSEFSSLAQKLATVRIWQASRALQECHQRDKHISSEQIESVSTGILTSLSNILKLMVRHEVVEEPFHVVESLAETVLAVKVPEDKTTAMRTSNFNMHVKKTEKWNVTKFFSTEKHCRNCFYPTLNVSSVPSLPANAPISTMFCEFADDPFPWLNYGENILTEVVGFRMTGTEATGDVIEITPDVVEVYLVRKNLSFGTFNLTVGPSKESPKANESLRKTTGAFSFEVDSRAGKEVLIHIVTEVAVLFTVLVYAGRQITPTALIATYLVPHRIPPVAQDSDLFDPDCTVTEARVVCLPPSLLRVIAQRTSSSEPTVAVVLQAPHFVLKPNDKLVRISVFSTQCLDMYGIQSDWREDTCVVGEKTTWQKVHCICKNPGRARRQLDAMKLANLHLRTRYLTAKVIVVPNPVDLRLEVLKSVTQNPVTLFTVLFIMLLYIVLGFWALHRDEMDKCLREQVVVLPDNDPYDNVCYLVTVFTGSRCGSGTRANVFVQLQGTESSSDVHCLSHPQFTTLYRGSVSTFLLTTKNDLGDIRSIRVWHNNEGRSPSWYLSRIKVENLFSRHIWLFMCREWLSIDTSLDRTFQVTPPDKSLNRMDFFLTDLSYRLGRSHMWFSVFSGVIATRFSRLQRLSCCLAMLLSSLLCNIMFFNLNKEKEAESQEGKYLRSMVIGMESVLITIPVQLMITSLFIYSQRRPQVTLGEVAPRKHPWTPAASEHWQERLAKWHTRETGNARSREPEKLPPTRRSPGLPEASVKTTSKRRPQPKRAESKVSRTQRKNKNANNPNVEDNQSVPPGEHPRQPGATPLKEKTRIVLPWCCVYVAWLLVFVTCSISSFFIVFYGLTYGYEKSIEWLFASFCCFLQSVFLVQPSKIMVVSGYRTSKPKYCENLLWVGNFRYSEIKLQSITQNPEEMHRRQQHVVQLRSSRMYQPLTEDDITIFKRKKRIKRRAFLFLSYILTHFMFLALLLSLVTLLRHTDGFYYNRFIRDQFSVDLASVTKLEDIFRWLNSVLLPLLHNDLRPTFLPESSSKILGLPRMRQVRAQPGEKTCLPAKHFTQDSLKREIHCHPEYGTDPEDTKSYSGLWNRVSKRAVDKTTKGFTYKPGEKRWAYYSYGLLHTYGSGGYAFYFFPEEQQFNSTRRLSELQGSHWLDEKTWAVILELTTFNPDTTLFCSISVIFEVSRVGAVNTSLSAHSFSLADFNRNTSAEIYLYVAILIFFFAYVVNEVYIITQERSAYVKSVYNLLNFALKCIFTVLIVLFFRKHFLAVSIIRFYLSNSEDFIPFHAVSQVDHAMRVMLGFLLFLTILKSLRYSRFFYNVRLAQRTIQTALPGICHMALVVSVYFFVYMTFGYLVFGQHEWNYSDMTHATQTVLSYCVSAFQNTEFSSNRVLGVLFLSSFLLVTICILINLFQAVILSAYGEMKQPVYEEPSEEAEAMTYLCHRLRTAFGFLSFKSKAEDQPKFFANMMYGRPEKSDSRYLGLKTRNINGKKTVYLVV is encoded by the coding sequence ATGCGGCCGGGACCCGTGCTCCTCCTACTGGGCCTGGGCCTGAGCCTGAGCGGTGGCCCTGGCCGCCGCCCGCCGACCCCGGCTCCTCGCGGGGCCAGCGCCACGGTCCCTAGGGTGCCCGGCTCGCCGTCCGGCGACCTACTCGGCCGGGAGCCCGCCTCGGCCCGCCGCGCCCCGCCCGAGGCCCGGGTCCGCGTCCCGGCGCGGACCCAGGCGGCCGTGCTACGCTCGGTCAGGGGCGCCCGGGGCCTCGGGGTGCGCGGCGTCGGCGGTGGTGGCGTCCGCGTTGGCGGCGGCCGCGCCCGCTTCAGCCTACGGCCCCGCGCGGCCCCGGGCAGCGGCGTCATCCTGAGCGGCGGCCGCGACCTCTGTCTGCGGACCGGGCGGCTCACAGGCCCGGCGCCGCGCTGCCTCCGCACGCACGTCCTGCTGCGCGCCCGCcgcgctgccgccgccgccgccgccgccgccgccgcgcccgccCACGTGGACCTGCAGCTGTCGGCGCCCGGCGGCCGGCTCTCCCTGCGCTGGCTCGCCCGCCTGCCGCGCTCCCTCGGGCGTCTGGAGTGGACCTTCCGCCTCGGGCTGCTCGGGCCCACGGTCCCCAcggccgccgctgccgccgcccgCGTGTCGCCCCGCTCGGCGGTGTCGCCCCTTTCGGCTCTGCCCCGCGGCCCACGCTCCTACGCGGGCTTAGTGGCCAGAACCAAGTGTCCCACGGACGGGCCCACGCCTGTCGTCTTAGAGGCTGTCAACCCGAACACTTCCCAAGCCTTGGAGTCCTCGGTGTCCCGTCAGGGGGTCTGTGTGTTGGATCTGGTGAGGATCGAAAGGAATGACGATTCTCCCCTGCAGCTGACCCGGAAGATGGAAGTCACCATCAATGCCACGGTTAAGGCCCACTGCCCAAACCAAAGGTTCTTTGGTCAGTATTGGAAACTCTATTCCGTGGCCTCTGTATCTGACAAGCCGGACTGGACTAAACCTTTGCAAAACCCACCTTTCAAGTCAGAGAACACTCCATCAAGTATACGTATCTCCGTGCATTCTTTATCTTGGGGGGTGTATCTGCTTAATTTCTCCGTGTACATCGTCACATATGATCCAACGATACCTCTGAAGAAAGACTCAGATTCCATCTATATCATCATTGTTAAAAGTCCCCTGCAGGCGGTTATTCCTGGGGATACCAACATCACAGTTAATTTCACAGATGGACTGACTCTGAATGGAAATATGTCCTCTGATCCAGAGGCAGGAAACCCTTTAGAGGGACTTCATTTTTTTTGGTACTGTACCACAGACCCAAGAAACTACGATGGACATGAAATTACAGTGAGGAGCAAGGAAGTCTGTCTCCCAGAGCAGGTTGATCTCAGGTGGACGTGGGCCTCCGGTCCTATACTCACACTTTTGCCAGAAACACTTCACGGCGGCCGTGTGTATTTTTTCAGACTGGTGGTCCAGAAGAACGACAGAACAGCATTTGCTGATAGGACAGTGCATGTGCTCCAAGGACCAGCACCTGTAGCAAACATTTCATGTATTGAAAATTGTGATACAGTTTTGATTATAGCAGAGagattttctttgtctctagAATGCCCACGTTGTAAAGCAGGCCGTGATGTCTATCAATGGTCCATTCTGTCGTCTTCAGGTGGGAAGATGCCATTTGATTGGACGGGGCAAACAACAACAGGGCGGAACGGTGCATATTTGTCTGTAAAAGCTTTCGCTTTTCGGCGTTTCGTTGAAGATAAGTTTTGGATTTCTCTCAATCTAGCAACCTGGGGTGGATCGAGCTTGGTCTTAAGGCATCCCTTCGTTATTCACCACGTCCCTGAAACCACAGAATGCAAAATTGATCCAACTGAAGGAATTGCCTTCATTACTAAATTTGTTGTCCATTGTAGTAGGTTCAAGGATAAGAACATCGTTCCTACGTATAAAATAATAGTTCCTGATGTGCGTGGTTTTGGTGAAATCAGTTCTTTAAAAGAGAATAACTTTGGGTCCATCCTCTATTGGGGGAAGAATTGCACAGcgcccccttcctttctccctgttGGTGTGTTGGCCAATCATTACGCCTTGAAGATATATGCTCAGGCATATAATACCTCTCTGGGAGCTTTTTCTCAGGTGACTTTGTACGCCACTGTACAGGCTCCCACTGACATAAACTCATCAAGGACTGTGCTGCAGGAGTTATTCAATTCCACTGTGGGACCAGATTCATCACTGTCTACTTTGCTTCAACAGCAGGAGTTTTTACCTGCAGGTTATTTAATGTATATTGTAGCTTCTGTCTTGAATAGCATGAAAACCGACTCAAATCTGCAAGCTGACCAAATTGGACTCCGAGAACACCTTTTCAATCAGTCTTTCATTCTTCCTATAAACACTTTGGCGGAAATTAGCCAGGTGGTCATGACTGTTACTAAATTAACGCAGAAAACCTCGGAGTTCTCCTCGCTTGCTCAGAAACTGGCCACGGTGAGGATTTGGCAAGCAAGCCGAGCCCTCCAAGAGTGTCACCAGAGGGATAAGCACATTTCTTCTGAGCAGATAGAAAGTGTAAGCACTGGAATATTAACAAGTTTGTCTAATATCCTGAAACTGATGGTTCGTCATGAAGTGGTCGAAGAGCCTTTCCATGTCGTTGAATCTCTAGCAGAGACAGTATTGGCTGTAAAAGTGCCAGAGGATAAGACCACTGCGATGAGGACGTCCAACTTTAACATGCATGTCAAGAAAACGGAGAAGTGGAATGTTACCAAGTTTTTCAGCACTGAGAAACACTGTCGAAATTGTTTTTATCCAACCCTGAACGTGAGCAGCGTTCctagtctgcctgccaacgctcCAATCTCTACAATGTTTTGTGAGTTTGCAGATGACCCTTTCCCTTGGCTAAATTATGGGGAAAACATTTTGACCGAGGTGGTTGGATTCCGAATGACAGGAACTGAGGCCACCGGTGACGTGATTGAGATCACACCTGATGTAGTGGAAGTGTACCTCGTCAGAAAAAACTTGAGCTTTGGGACTTTTAATCTCACGGTGGGCCCCAGCAAGGAGTCTCCTAAAGCAAATGAGTCATTGAGAAAGACGACGGGGGCATTTAGCTTTGAAGTGGACAGCAGAGCAGGGAAGGAGGTGCTGATCCACATTGTGACGGAAGTGGCCGTGTTGTTCACGGTGTTGGTGTATGCTGGCCGTCAGATCACACCCACCGCTTTGATCGCCACCTACCTCGTGCCCCATCGCATCCCCCCAGTTGCCCAAGACAGTGACCTGTTTGACCCTGACTGTACAGTGACGGAGGCCCGCGTGGTTTGCCTTCCCCCATCCCTGTTGCGGGTCATAGCTCAGCGAACCAGCTCCTCTGAGCCTACCGTCGCTGTGGTTCTGCAGGCCCCTCATTTTGTCCTAAAGCCCAATGACAAGTTAGTGAGAATTTCTGTTTTCAGCACTCAATGCTTGGACATGTATGGGATCCAGAGCGATTGGAGAGAAGACACCTGCGTTGTCGGAGAGAAGACCACCTGGCAGAAAGTGCACTGTATCTGCAAGAACCCAGGGCGGGCCAGGCGGCAGCTGGACGCAATGAAACTAGCCAACCTCCACCTGCGTACCCGCTATTTGACGGCCAAGGTGATCGTGGTCCCTAACCCCGTGGATCTGCGATTAGAGGTCCTCAAGAGCGTTACCCAAAACCCCGTGACCCTCTTCACTGTACTTTTCATTATGCTCTTGTACATAGTCCTAGGGTTCTGGGCCTTGCACAGAGATGAAATGGACAAGTGTCTTAGGGAGCAAGTGGTAGTTCTACCCGATAACGATCCTTATGATAATGTATGTTACCTAGTCACTGTTTTTACAGGAAGCCGTTGTGGGTCTGGGACCAGGGCCAATGTCTTTGTCCAACTGCAGGGAACAGAGAGTAGCAGCGATGTgcattgtttaagccatccacAGTTTACAACCCTCTACCGAGGAAGCGTCAGCACTTTCCTCCTAACGACGAAAAATGACTTGGGGGATATCCGTTCCATCCGCGTGTGGCACAACAACGAGGGCAGGTCCCCTAGTTGGTACTTAAGTAGAATCAAAGTGGAGAATCTGTTCAGCAGACACATCTGGCTGTTCATGTGCCGGGAATGGCTTTCTATTGACACCTCTTTGGACAGAACCTTTCAAGTAACCCCCCCAGATAAGTCTCTCAACAGAATGGATTTTTTCCTTACAGATTTAAGTTATAGGCTGGGGAGAAGCCACATGTGGTTCTCTGTTTTTTCTGGTGTCATTGCTACACGGTTCAGTAGGCTCCAGAGACTGTCCTGTTGCTTAGCCATGTTGCTGTCCTCCCTTCTGTGTAATATTATGTTCTTTaatctaaataaagaaaaagaagcggAGTCACAAGAGGGGAAGTACCTCAGGTCGATGGTGATCGGGATGGAAAGTGTCTTAATTACCATCCCTGTGCAACTAATGATCACGTCTTTGTTCATCTATTCCCAGAGGAGACCTCAGGTGACCCTAGGGGAGGTCGCTCCTCGGAAGCATCCGTGGACACCAGCAGCAAGTGAACACTGGCAAGAACGATTAGCAAAGTGGCACACTCGTGAAACTGGCAACGCACGCTCCCGGGAGCCTGAAAAGCTTCCACCTACTAGGAGAAGTCCTGGACTTCCCGAGGCTTCTGTCAAGACCACTTCTAAAAGACGGCCCCAGCCCAAGCGAGCAGAAAGCAAGGTCTCCCGcacccaaagaaaaaataaaaacgcCAATAACCCAAACGTTGAAGACAATCAAAGTGTTCCTCCTGGAGAGCACCCTCGCCAGCCCGGGGCTACACCCCTCAAAGAGAAGACCAGGATTGTTCTGCCGTGGTGTTGCGTTTATGTCGCATGGCTCTTGGTTTTTGTCACTTGTAGCATATCCTCattctttattgtattttatggACTGACTTACGGCTACGAAAAGTCAATAGAATGGCTGTTTGCATCATTTTGTTGCTTCTTGCAGTCAGTTTTTCTGGTGCAACCATCTAAAATTATGGTCGTGTCAGGCTACAGAACAAGTAAGCCCAAGTATTGTGAGAACCTTCTGTGGGTTGGCAACTTTCGCTACAGTGAGATCAAGCTGCAGAGCATCACGCAGAACCCAGAGGAAATGCACAGGCGCCAGCAGCACGTCGTCCAGCTCCGAAGCTCGAGGATGTACCAGCCCCTCACTGAAGACGACATCACAATcttcaaaagaaagaagaggattaAGAGAAGAGCTTTCCTGTTCCTGAGCTACATCCTCACTCACTTCATGTTTCTGGCCCTCCTGCTGAGCCTGGTCACCCTCCTACGCCACACCGATGGCTTTTACTATAATCGGTTTATTCGTGACCAGTTCTCTGTGGATCTGGCGTCGGTGACCAAGCTGGAAGACATCTTTCGGTGGCTGAACAGCGTGCTGttgcctctgctccacaacgacCTGCGTCCCACCTTTCTCCCTGAAAGCTCCTCTAAAATCCTCGGCCTGCCACGGATGAGGCAGGTGAGGGCACAACCTGGAGAGAAAACCTGTCTGCCTGCCAAACACTTCACGCAGGACAGCCTCAAAAGAGAGATTCACTGTCACCCCGAATACGGCACTGACCCAGAAGACACAAAAAGCTACTCCGGGTTGTGGAATAGAGTTAGTAAGCGGGCTGTAGACAAGACTACGAAAGGATTTACTTACAAGCCTGGAGAAAAGAGATGGGCGTACTATTCCTATGGGCTGTTGCATACCTACGGGTCAGGAGGGTACGCGTTCTATTTTTTTCCGGAAGAGCAGCAGTTTAATTCCACACGGAGGCTCAGCGAACTCCAGGGAAGCCATTGGCTGGATGAAAAGACGTGGGCTGTGATCTTGGAACTAACAACTTTTAATCCAGACACCACTCTCTTCTGCAGCATCTCAGTCATCTTTGAGGTCTCTCGGGTAGGAGCTGTGAACACGAGCCTGTCTGCGCACTCCTTCTCGCTTGCCGATTTCAACAGAAACACTTCCGCAGAAATCTACTTGTACGTGGccatcctcattttcttttttgcctacGTTGTCAACGAGGTCTACATCATCACACAAGAAAGGTCCGCCTACGTGAAAAGTGTATATAATTTGCTCAACTTTGCTTTAAAATGCATCTTTACCGTGTTGATCGTGCTCTTTTTCAGGAAACACTTCTTGGCTGTCAGTATAATTCGGTTTTACCTGTCGAACTCTGAGGATTTCATTCCCTTTCATGCAGTGTCTCAAGTAGATCACGCCATGAGGGTGATGTTGGGTTTCCTGTTGTTTCTGACAATCCTGAAGTCCCTCAGGTATTCCAGGTTCTTTTACAATGTGCGTCTCGCACAGAGGACCATCCAGACTGCCCTTCCCGGCATCTGCCACATGGCGCTAGTGGTGTCCGTGTATTTCTTTGTCTACATGACTTTTGGTTACCTGGTATTCGGGCAGCACGAATGGAACTACAGTGATATGACTCACGCCACACAGACAGTACTCTCCTACTGCGTTTCAGCTTTTCAGAACACGGAATTTTCCAGTAACCGGGTTCTCGGGGTCCTGTTTCTCTCATCTTTTCTGCTGGTGACGATCTGCATATTGATCAACTTATTTCAGGCGGTGATTTTGTCTGCCTACGGGGAAATGAAGCAGCCCGTGTATGAGGAGCCCTCAGAAGAAGCGGAAGCAATGACCTACCTGTGTCACAGACTAAGAACTGCATTTGGCTTTCTGTCCTTCAAATCCAAGGCGGAAGACCAACCCAAGTTCTTTGCCAACATGATGTACGGGCGGCCAGAGAAGAGCGACAGCCGGTACCTGGGGCTGAAGACCAGAAACATTAATGGGAAGAAAACGGTGTATCTCGTTGTGTGA